A stretch of Kryptolebias marmoratus isolate JLee-2015 linkage group LG24, ASM164957v2, whole genome shotgun sequence DNA encodes these proteins:
- the rfx2 gene encoding DNA-binding protein RFX2 isoform X1 codes for MQNSEGASDTSTGVAALRSSSSAQAPVVQPVPASQQRVLVQATGSAQKGGQVQQLSVSRVQQVPQQQVQHVYPSQVQYVGESGDAVYTNGTIRTAYSYNPESQLYGQSSGGTYFDSQAGGTHVTTVVSSASSGVPPHGMVGIAMDVGSSHIISSGSTYLIHGGNMEGSRNHISHSSRSSSAMLEMAIENLQKSEGIASHKSSLLNSHLQWLLDNYETAEGVSLPRCSLYNHYLRHCQEQKLDPVNAASFGKLIRSVFMGLRTRRLGTRGNSKYHYYGIRVKPDSPLNRLQEDTQYMAMRQQPVHQKQRFKPLQKVDSMSDSLCGSSQHCGGTPEQSVAAQSQHHQQYIDTSHSLPPFPPPDLGTQPLPERINMADIKKLQTLYRGHCEATLDVVMNLHFHYIENLWQTFWNSTPPPSDGSTTIASSDDDLERVIPRDKLISLCKYEPVRLWMRSCDHILYQALVEILIPDVLRPVPSTLTQAIRNFAKSLEGWLTNAMSNFPQEIVRTKVAVVSAFAQTLRRYTSLNHLAQAARAVLQNTSQINQMLSDLNRVDFANVQEQASWVCQCDESVVQRLEQDFKVTLQQQSSLDQWATWLDNVVSQVLKPHQGSPSFSKAARQFLLKWSFYSSMVIRDLTLRSAASFGSFHLIRLLYDEYMFYLVEHRVAQATGETPIAVMGEFSDLSSMMPSLIEKDASFSDEMNLGSEASRGPAEPAVKRERIELSHPLQEM; via the exons aTGCAGAACTCGGAGGGAGCGTCGGACACCTCGACTGGTGTGGCGGCCCTGCGGTCATCGTCATCAGCCCAGGCTCCTGTGGTACAGCCTGTTCCAGCCTCACAGCAG AGGGTGCTGGTTCAAGCCACAGGCTCAGCTCAGAAAGGAGGACAAGTACAACAGCTTTCAGTATCCAGGGTCCAACAGGTCCCTCAGCAG CAGGTGCAACATGTCTACCCATCCCAAGTCCAGTATGTAGGAGAAAGTGGAGATGCTGTTTATACCAATGGAACTAT TCGAACAGCCTACTCCTATAACCCCGAGAGTCAGCTGTATGGGCAGAGCAGTGGGGGGACCTACTTTGACTCTCAGGCTGGTGGAACTCACGTCACCACCGTGGTCTCCTCTGCCAGTAGCGGCGTGCCCCCCCATGGCATGGTCGGCATTGCCATGGACGTGGGCAGCAGCCACATCATTTCCAGTGGCAGCACCTACCTGATCCATGGCGGGAACATGGAGGGAAGCCGCAACCACATATCACATTCATCACGCTCCTCCTCAGCTATG cttgaAATGGCGATTGAAAACCTCCAAAAGTCTGAAGGAATTGCAAGTCACAAAAGCAGCCTGCTCAACAGCCAT cTGCAGTGGCTGCTGGACAACTATGAGACGGCGGAGGGAGTGAGCCTGCCCCGATGCTCGCTGTATAACCATTACTTGAGGCACTGTCAAGAACAGAAACTGGATCCGGTCAACGCTGCCTCCTTTGGGAAACTCATCCGCTCCGTCTTCATGGGCCTGAGGACCCGGCGCCTCGGCACCAG AGGCAACTCCAAGTATCATTACTATGGCATCCGGGTGAAGCCAGATTCGCCCCTCAACCGGCTGCAGGAGGACACCCAGTACATGGCCATGAGGCAGCAGCCTGTCCACCAGAAACAGAG GTTCAAGCCTCTGCAGAAGGTGGATAGCATGTCTGACAGCCTGTGTGGGAGCTCTCAGCACTGCGGCGGCACCCCGGAGCAGTCAGTGGCTGCTCAGAGCCAACACCACCAGCAGTACATAG ATACATCCCACTCCCTGCCTCCGTTCCCCCCTCCTGACCTGGGCACCCAGCCTCTGCCTGAGCGCATCAACATGGCCGATATCAAGAAGTTGCAAACGCTCTACAGAGGCCACTGCGAG GCCACTCTGGATGTGGTGATGAATCTCCATTTCCACTACATTGAGAATCTCTGGCAGACCTTTTGGAATTCAACACCGCCACCTAGTGACGGGAGCACGACCATCGCCAGCAG CGACGACGACCTGGAGCGCGTGATTCCCAGAGACAAGCTGATATCTCTGTGTAAATATGAACCAGTCAGACTGTGGATGAGAAGCTGTGATCACATCCTCTACCAGGCACTGGTGGAGATCCTCATCCCTGATGTGCTGCGTCCTGTTCCCA GCACTCTCACTCAGGCCATCCGAAACTTCGCCAAGAGTCTGGAGGGCTGGCTCACTAACGCCATGAGCAACTTCCCTCAGGAGATTGTTCGCACTAAG GTGGCGGTGGTCAGTGCGTTTGCTCAGACCTTGAGGCGATACACCAGCCTGAACCACCTGGCCCAAGCAGCTCGCGCCGTCCTCCAGAACACCTCTCAGATCAACCAGATGCTCTCTGACCTCAACCGGGTGGATTTCGCCAACGTCCAG GAGCAGGCTTCCTGGGTGTGTCAGTGTGACGAGAGCGTGGTCCAGCGTCTGGAGCAGGACTTTAAGGTcaccctgcagcagcagagctctCTGGACCAGTGGGCCACCTGGCTGGATAACGTGGTCTCTCAGGTCCTCAAACCTCACCAGGGCAGCCCCAGTTTCTCCAAAGCCGCTCGCCAGTTCCTGCTGAAGTGGTCGTTTTACAG CTCGATGGTGATCAGAGATCTGACCCTGCGCAGCGCTGCTAGTTTCGGCTCCTTCCACCTGATCCGCCTGCTTTATGATGAGTACATGTTCTACCTGGTGGAGCACCGCGTGGCTCAGGCCACTGGAGAAACTCCCATCGCTGTCATGGGAGAG TTTAGTGACCTGAGCTCCATGATGCCGTCGCTTATCGAAAAAG ACGCGTCCTTCTCAGATGAGATGAATTTGGGCAGCGAAGCATCCAGAGGTCCAGCTGAGCCAGCTGTGAAGAGGGAGAGGATCGAGCTGAGCCACCCTCTGCAGGAGATGTGA
- the rfx2 gene encoding DNA-binding protein RFX2 isoform X7: MQNSEGASDTSTGVAALRSSSSAQAPVVQPVPASQQRVLVQATGSAQKGGQVQQLSVSRVQQVPQQLQWLLDNYETAEGVSLPRCSLYNHYLRHCQEQKLDPVNAASFGKLIRSVFMGLRTRRLGTRGNSKYHYYGIRVKPDSPLNRLQEDTQYMAMRQQPVHQKQRFKPLQKVDSMSDSLCGSSQHCGGTPEQSVAAQSQHHQQYIDTSHSLPPFPPPDLGTQPLPERINMADIKKLQTLYRGHCEATLDVVMNLHFHYIENLWQTFWNSTPPPSDGSTTIASSDDDLERVIPRDKLISLCKYEPVRLWMRSCDHILYQALVEILIPDVLRPVPSTLTQAIRNFAKSLEGWLTNAMSNFPQEIVRTKVAVVSAFAQTLRRYTSLNHLAQAARAVLQNTSQINQMLSDLNRVDFANVQEQASWVCQCDESVVQRLEQDFKVTLQQQSSLDQWATWLDNVVSQVLKPHQGSPSFSKAARQFLLKWSFYSSMVIRDLTLRSAASFGSFHLIRLLYDEYMFYLVEHRVAQATGETPIAVMGEFSDLSSMMPSLIEKDASFSDEMNLGSEASRGPAEPAVKRERIELSHPLQEM; encoded by the exons aTGCAGAACTCGGAGGGAGCGTCGGACACCTCGACTGGTGTGGCGGCCCTGCGGTCATCGTCATCAGCCCAGGCTCCTGTGGTACAGCCTGTTCCAGCCTCACAGCAG AGGGTGCTGGTTCAAGCCACAGGCTCAGCTCAGAAAGGAGGACAAGTACAACAGCTTTCAGTATCCAGGGTCCAACAGGTCCCTCAGCAG cTGCAGTGGCTGCTGGACAACTATGAGACGGCGGAGGGAGTGAGCCTGCCCCGATGCTCGCTGTATAACCATTACTTGAGGCACTGTCAAGAACAGAAACTGGATCCGGTCAACGCTGCCTCCTTTGGGAAACTCATCCGCTCCGTCTTCATGGGCCTGAGGACCCGGCGCCTCGGCACCAG AGGCAACTCCAAGTATCATTACTATGGCATCCGGGTGAAGCCAGATTCGCCCCTCAACCGGCTGCAGGAGGACACCCAGTACATGGCCATGAGGCAGCAGCCTGTCCACCAGAAACAGAG GTTCAAGCCTCTGCAGAAGGTGGATAGCATGTCTGACAGCCTGTGTGGGAGCTCTCAGCACTGCGGCGGCACCCCGGAGCAGTCAGTGGCTGCTCAGAGCCAACACCACCAGCAGTACATAG ATACATCCCACTCCCTGCCTCCGTTCCCCCCTCCTGACCTGGGCACCCAGCCTCTGCCTGAGCGCATCAACATGGCCGATATCAAGAAGTTGCAAACGCTCTACAGAGGCCACTGCGAG GCCACTCTGGATGTGGTGATGAATCTCCATTTCCACTACATTGAGAATCTCTGGCAGACCTTTTGGAATTCAACACCGCCACCTAGTGACGGGAGCACGACCATCGCCAGCAG CGACGACGACCTGGAGCGCGTGATTCCCAGAGACAAGCTGATATCTCTGTGTAAATATGAACCAGTCAGACTGTGGATGAGAAGCTGTGATCACATCCTCTACCAGGCACTGGTGGAGATCCTCATCCCTGATGTGCTGCGTCCTGTTCCCA GCACTCTCACTCAGGCCATCCGAAACTTCGCCAAGAGTCTGGAGGGCTGGCTCACTAACGCCATGAGCAACTTCCCTCAGGAGATTGTTCGCACTAAG GTGGCGGTGGTCAGTGCGTTTGCTCAGACCTTGAGGCGATACACCAGCCTGAACCACCTGGCCCAAGCAGCTCGCGCCGTCCTCCAGAACACCTCTCAGATCAACCAGATGCTCTCTGACCTCAACCGGGTGGATTTCGCCAACGTCCAG GAGCAGGCTTCCTGGGTGTGTCAGTGTGACGAGAGCGTGGTCCAGCGTCTGGAGCAGGACTTTAAGGTcaccctgcagcagcagagctctCTGGACCAGTGGGCCACCTGGCTGGATAACGTGGTCTCTCAGGTCCTCAAACCTCACCAGGGCAGCCCCAGTTTCTCCAAAGCCGCTCGCCAGTTCCTGCTGAAGTGGTCGTTTTACAG CTCGATGGTGATCAGAGATCTGACCCTGCGCAGCGCTGCTAGTTTCGGCTCCTTCCACCTGATCCGCCTGCTTTATGATGAGTACATGTTCTACCTGGTGGAGCACCGCGTGGCTCAGGCCACTGGAGAAACTCCCATCGCTGTCATGGGAGAG TTTAGTGACCTGAGCTCCATGATGCCGTCGCTTATCGAAAAAG ACGCGTCCTTCTCAGATGAGATGAATTTGGGCAGCGAAGCATCCAGAGGTCCAGCTGAGCCAGCTGTGAAGAGGGAGAGGATCGAGCTGAGCCACCCTCTGCAGGAGATGTGA
- the rfx2 gene encoding DNA-binding protein RFX2 isoform X5: MQNSEGASDTSTGVAALRSSSSAQAPVVQPVPASQQVQHVYPSQVQYVGESGDAVYTNGTIRTAYSYNPESQLYGQSSGGTYFDSQAGGTHVTTVVSSASSGVPPHGMVGIAMDVGSSHIISSGSTYLIHGGNMEGSRNHISHSSRSSSAMLEMAIENLQKSEGIASHKSSLLNSHLQWLLDNYETAEGVSLPRCSLYNHYLRHCQEQKLDPVNAASFGKLIRSVFMGLRTRRLGTRGNSKYHYYGIRVKPDSPLNRLQEDTQYMAMRQQPVHQKQRFKPLQKVDSMSDSLCGSSQHCGGTPEQSVAAQSQHHQQYIDTSHSLPPFPPPDLGTQPLPERINMADIKKLQTLYRGHCEATLDVVMNLHFHYIENLWQTFWNSTPPPSDGSTTIASSDDDLERVIPRDKLISLCKYEPVRLWMRSCDHILYQALVEILIPDVLRPVPSTLTQAIRNFAKSLEGWLTNAMSNFPQEIVRTKVAVVSAFAQTLRRYTSLNHLAQAARAVLQNTSQINQMLSDLNRVDFANVQEQASWVCQCDESVVQRLEQDFKVTLQQQSSLDQWATWLDNVVSQVLKPHQGSPSFSKAARQFLLKWSFYSSMVIRDLTLRSAASFGSFHLIRLLYDEYMFYLVEHRVAQATGETPIAVMGEFSDLSSMMPSLIEKDASFSDEMNLGSEASRGPAEPAVKRERIELSHPLQEM; this comes from the exons aTGCAGAACTCGGAGGGAGCGTCGGACACCTCGACTGGTGTGGCGGCCCTGCGGTCATCGTCATCAGCCCAGGCTCCTGTGGTACAGCCTGTTCCAGCCTCACAGCAG GTGCAACATGTCTACCCATCCCAAGTCCAGTATGTAGGAGAAAGTGGAGATGCTGTTTATACCAATGGAACTAT TCGAACAGCCTACTCCTATAACCCCGAGAGTCAGCTGTATGGGCAGAGCAGTGGGGGGACCTACTTTGACTCTCAGGCTGGTGGAACTCACGTCACCACCGTGGTCTCCTCTGCCAGTAGCGGCGTGCCCCCCCATGGCATGGTCGGCATTGCCATGGACGTGGGCAGCAGCCACATCATTTCCAGTGGCAGCACCTACCTGATCCATGGCGGGAACATGGAGGGAAGCCGCAACCACATATCACATTCATCACGCTCCTCCTCAGCTATG cttgaAATGGCGATTGAAAACCTCCAAAAGTCTGAAGGAATTGCAAGTCACAAAAGCAGCCTGCTCAACAGCCAT cTGCAGTGGCTGCTGGACAACTATGAGACGGCGGAGGGAGTGAGCCTGCCCCGATGCTCGCTGTATAACCATTACTTGAGGCACTGTCAAGAACAGAAACTGGATCCGGTCAACGCTGCCTCCTTTGGGAAACTCATCCGCTCCGTCTTCATGGGCCTGAGGACCCGGCGCCTCGGCACCAG AGGCAACTCCAAGTATCATTACTATGGCATCCGGGTGAAGCCAGATTCGCCCCTCAACCGGCTGCAGGAGGACACCCAGTACATGGCCATGAGGCAGCAGCCTGTCCACCAGAAACAGAG GTTCAAGCCTCTGCAGAAGGTGGATAGCATGTCTGACAGCCTGTGTGGGAGCTCTCAGCACTGCGGCGGCACCCCGGAGCAGTCAGTGGCTGCTCAGAGCCAACACCACCAGCAGTACATAG ATACATCCCACTCCCTGCCTCCGTTCCCCCCTCCTGACCTGGGCACCCAGCCTCTGCCTGAGCGCATCAACATGGCCGATATCAAGAAGTTGCAAACGCTCTACAGAGGCCACTGCGAG GCCACTCTGGATGTGGTGATGAATCTCCATTTCCACTACATTGAGAATCTCTGGCAGACCTTTTGGAATTCAACACCGCCACCTAGTGACGGGAGCACGACCATCGCCAGCAG CGACGACGACCTGGAGCGCGTGATTCCCAGAGACAAGCTGATATCTCTGTGTAAATATGAACCAGTCAGACTGTGGATGAGAAGCTGTGATCACATCCTCTACCAGGCACTGGTGGAGATCCTCATCCCTGATGTGCTGCGTCCTGTTCCCA GCACTCTCACTCAGGCCATCCGAAACTTCGCCAAGAGTCTGGAGGGCTGGCTCACTAACGCCATGAGCAACTTCCCTCAGGAGATTGTTCGCACTAAG GTGGCGGTGGTCAGTGCGTTTGCTCAGACCTTGAGGCGATACACCAGCCTGAACCACCTGGCCCAAGCAGCTCGCGCCGTCCTCCAGAACACCTCTCAGATCAACCAGATGCTCTCTGACCTCAACCGGGTGGATTTCGCCAACGTCCAG GAGCAGGCTTCCTGGGTGTGTCAGTGTGACGAGAGCGTGGTCCAGCGTCTGGAGCAGGACTTTAAGGTcaccctgcagcagcagagctctCTGGACCAGTGGGCCACCTGGCTGGATAACGTGGTCTCTCAGGTCCTCAAACCTCACCAGGGCAGCCCCAGTTTCTCCAAAGCCGCTCGCCAGTTCCTGCTGAAGTGGTCGTTTTACAG CTCGATGGTGATCAGAGATCTGACCCTGCGCAGCGCTGCTAGTTTCGGCTCCTTCCACCTGATCCGCCTGCTTTATGATGAGTACATGTTCTACCTGGTGGAGCACCGCGTGGCTCAGGCCACTGGAGAAACTCCCATCGCTGTCATGGGAGAG TTTAGTGACCTGAGCTCCATGATGCCGTCGCTTATCGAAAAAG ACGCGTCCTTCTCAGATGAGATGAATTTGGGCAGCGAAGCATCCAGAGGTCCAGCTGAGCCAGCTGTGAAGAGGGAGAGGATCGAGCTGAGCCACCCTCTGCAGGAGATGTGA
- the rfx2 gene encoding DNA-binding protein RFX2 isoform X4, translating into MQNSEGASDTSTGVAALRSSSSAQAPVVQPVPASQQQVQHVYPSQVQYVGESGDAVYTNGTIRTAYSYNPESQLYGQSSGGTYFDSQAGGTHVTTVVSSASSGVPPHGMVGIAMDVGSSHIISSGSTYLIHGGNMEGSRNHISHSSRSSSAMLEMAIENLQKSEGIASHKSSLLNSHLQWLLDNYETAEGVSLPRCSLYNHYLRHCQEQKLDPVNAASFGKLIRSVFMGLRTRRLGTRGNSKYHYYGIRVKPDSPLNRLQEDTQYMAMRQQPVHQKQRFKPLQKVDSMSDSLCGSSQHCGGTPEQSVAAQSQHHQQYIDTSHSLPPFPPPDLGTQPLPERINMADIKKLQTLYRGHCEATLDVVMNLHFHYIENLWQTFWNSTPPPSDGSTTIASSDDDLERVIPRDKLISLCKYEPVRLWMRSCDHILYQALVEILIPDVLRPVPSTLTQAIRNFAKSLEGWLTNAMSNFPQEIVRTKVAVVSAFAQTLRRYTSLNHLAQAARAVLQNTSQINQMLSDLNRVDFANVQEQASWVCQCDESVVQRLEQDFKVTLQQQSSLDQWATWLDNVVSQVLKPHQGSPSFSKAARQFLLKWSFYSSMVIRDLTLRSAASFGSFHLIRLLYDEYMFYLVEHRVAQATGETPIAVMGEFSDLSSMMPSLIEKDASFSDEMNLGSEASRGPAEPAVKRERIELSHPLQEM; encoded by the exons aTGCAGAACTCGGAGGGAGCGTCGGACACCTCGACTGGTGTGGCGGCCCTGCGGTCATCGTCATCAGCCCAGGCTCCTGTGGTACAGCCTGTTCCAGCCTCACAGCAG CAGGTGCAACATGTCTACCCATCCCAAGTCCAGTATGTAGGAGAAAGTGGAGATGCTGTTTATACCAATGGAACTAT TCGAACAGCCTACTCCTATAACCCCGAGAGTCAGCTGTATGGGCAGAGCAGTGGGGGGACCTACTTTGACTCTCAGGCTGGTGGAACTCACGTCACCACCGTGGTCTCCTCTGCCAGTAGCGGCGTGCCCCCCCATGGCATGGTCGGCATTGCCATGGACGTGGGCAGCAGCCACATCATTTCCAGTGGCAGCACCTACCTGATCCATGGCGGGAACATGGAGGGAAGCCGCAACCACATATCACATTCATCACGCTCCTCCTCAGCTATG cttgaAATGGCGATTGAAAACCTCCAAAAGTCTGAAGGAATTGCAAGTCACAAAAGCAGCCTGCTCAACAGCCAT cTGCAGTGGCTGCTGGACAACTATGAGACGGCGGAGGGAGTGAGCCTGCCCCGATGCTCGCTGTATAACCATTACTTGAGGCACTGTCAAGAACAGAAACTGGATCCGGTCAACGCTGCCTCCTTTGGGAAACTCATCCGCTCCGTCTTCATGGGCCTGAGGACCCGGCGCCTCGGCACCAG AGGCAACTCCAAGTATCATTACTATGGCATCCGGGTGAAGCCAGATTCGCCCCTCAACCGGCTGCAGGAGGACACCCAGTACATGGCCATGAGGCAGCAGCCTGTCCACCAGAAACAGAG GTTCAAGCCTCTGCAGAAGGTGGATAGCATGTCTGACAGCCTGTGTGGGAGCTCTCAGCACTGCGGCGGCACCCCGGAGCAGTCAGTGGCTGCTCAGAGCCAACACCACCAGCAGTACATAG ATACATCCCACTCCCTGCCTCCGTTCCCCCCTCCTGACCTGGGCACCCAGCCTCTGCCTGAGCGCATCAACATGGCCGATATCAAGAAGTTGCAAACGCTCTACAGAGGCCACTGCGAG GCCACTCTGGATGTGGTGATGAATCTCCATTTCCACTACATTGAGAATCTCTGGCAGACCTTTTGGAATTCAACACCGCCACCTAGTGACGGGAGCACGACCATCGCCAGCAG CGACGACGACCTGGAGCGCGTGATTCCCAGAGACAAGCTGATATCTCTGTGTAAATATGAACCAGTCAGACTGTGGATGAGAAGCTGTGATCACATCCTCTACCAGGCACTGGTGGAGATCCTCATCCCTGATGTGCTGCGTCCTGTTCCCA GCACTCTCACTCAGGCCATCCGAAACTTCGCCAAGAGTCTGGAGGGCTGGCTCACTAACGCCATGAGCAACTTCCCTCAGGAGATTGTTCGCACTAAG GTGGCGGTGGTCAGTGCGTTTGCTCAGACCTTGAGGCGATACACCAGCCTGAACCACCTGGCCCAAGCAGCTCGCGCCGTCCTCCAGAACACCTCTCAGATCAACCAGATGCTCTCTGACCTCAACCGGGTGGATTTCGCCAACGTCCAG GAGCAGGCTTCCTGGGTGTGTCAGTGTGACGAGAGCGTGGTCCAGCGTCTGGAGCAGGACTTTAAGGTcaccctgcagcagcagagctctCTGGACCAGTGGGCCACCTGGCTGGATAACGTGGTCTCTCAGGTCCTCAAACCTCACCAGGGCAGCCCCAGTTTCTCCAAAGCCGCTCGCCAGTTCCTGCTGAAGTGGTCGTTTTACAG CTCGATGGTGATCAGAGATCTGACCCTGCGCAGCGCTGCTAGTTTCGGCTCCTTCCACCTGATCCGCCTGCTTTATGATGAGTACATGTTCTACCTGGTGGAGCACCGCGTGGCTCAGGCCACTGGAGAAACTCCCATCGCTGTCATGGGAGAG TTTAGTGACCTGAGCTCCATGATGCCGTCGCTTATCGAAAAAG ACGCGTCCTTCTCAGATGAGATGAATTTGGGCAGCGAAGCATCCAGAGGTCCAGCTGAGCCAGCTGTGAAGAGGGAGAGGATCGAGCTGAGCCACCCTCTGCAGGAGATGTGA
- the rfx2 gene encoding DNA-binding protein RFX2 isoform X2, producing the protein MQNSEGASDTSTGVAALRSSSSAQAPVVQPVPASQQRVLVQATGSAQKGGQVQQLSVSRVQQVPQQVQHVYPSQVQYVGESGDAVYTNGTIRTAYSYNPESQLYGQSSGGTYFDSQAGGTHVTTVVSSASSGVPPHGMVGIAMDVGSSHIISSGSTYLIHGGNMEGSRNHISHSSRSSSAMLEMAIENLQKSEGIASHKSSLLNSHLQWLLDNYETAEGVSLPRCSLYNHYLRHCQEQKLDPVNAASFGKLIRSVFMGLRTRRLGTRGNSKYHYYGIRVKPDSPLNRLQEDTQYMAMRQQPVHQKQRFKPLQKVDSMSDSLCGSSQHCGGTPEQSVAAQSQHHQQYIDTSHSLPPFPPPDLGTQPLPERINMADIKKLQTLYRGHCEATLDVVMNLHFHYIENLWQTFWNSTPPPSDGSTTIASSDDDLERVIPRDKLISLCKYEPVRLWMRSCDHILYQALVEILIPDVLRPVPSTLTQAIRNFAKSLEGWLTNAMSNFPQEIVRTKVAVVSAFAQTLRRYTSLNHLAQAARAVLQNTSQINQMLSDLNRVDFANVQEQASWVCQCDESVVQRLEQDFKVTLQQQSSLDQWATWLDNVVSQVLKPHQGSPSFSKAARQFLLKWSFYSSMVIRDLTLRSAASFGSFHLIRLLYDEYMFYLVEHRVAQATGETPIAVMGEFSDLSSMMPSLIEKDASFSDEMNLGSEASRGPAEPAVKRERIELSHPLQEM; encoded by the exons aTGCAGAACTCGGAGGGAGCGTCGGACACCTCGACTGGTGTGGCGGCCCTGCGGTCATCGTCATCAGCCCAGGCTCCTGTGGTACAGCCTGTTCCAGCCTCACAGCAG AGGGTGCTGGTTCAAGCCACAGGCTCAGCTCAGAAAGGAGGACAAGTACAACAGCTTTCAGTATCCAGGGTCCAACAGGTCCCTCAGCAG GTGCAACATGTCTACCCATCCCAAGTCCAGTATGTAGGAGAAAGTGGAGATGCTGTTTATACCAATGGAACTAT TCGAACAGCCTACTCCTATAACCCCGAGAGTCAGCTGTATGGGCAGAGCAGTGGGGGGACCTACTTTGACTCTCAGGCTGGTGGAACTCACGTCACCACCGTGGTCTCCTCTGCCAGTAGCGGCGTGCCCCCCCATGGCATGGTCGGCATTGCCATGGACGTGGGCAGCAGCCACATCATTTCCAGTGGCAGCACCTACCTGATCCATGGCGGGAACATGGAGGGAAGCCGCAACCACATATCACATTCATCACGCTCCTCCTCAGCTATG cttgaAATGGCGATTGAAAACCTCCAAAAGTCTGAAGGAATTGCAAGTCACAAAAGCAGCCTGCTCAACAGCCAT cTGCAGTGGCTGCTGGACAACTATGAGACGGCGGAGGGAGTGAGCCTGCCCCGATGCTCGCTGTATAACCATTACTTGAGGCACTGTCAAGAACAGAAACTGGATCCGGTCAACGCTGCCTCCTTTGGGAAACTCATCCGCTCCGTCTTCATGGGCCTGAGGACCCGGCGCCTCGGCACCAG AGGCAACTCCAAGTATCATTACTATGGCATCCGGGTGAAGCCAGATTCGCCCCTCAACCGGCTGCAGGAGGACACCCAGTACATGGCCATGAGGCAGCAGCCTGTCCACCAGAAACAGAG GTTCAAGCCTCTGCAGAAGGTGGATAGCATGTCTGACAGCCTGTGTGGGAGCTCTCAGCACTGCGGCGGCACCCCGGAGCAGTCAGTGGCTGCTCAGAGCCAACACCACCAGCAGTACATAG ATACATCCCACTCCCTGCCTCCGTTCCCCCCTCCTGACCTGGGCACCCAGCCTCTGCCTGAGCGCATCAACATGGCCGATATCAAGAAGTTGCAAACGCTCTACAGAGGCCACTGCGAG GCCACTCTGGATGTGGTGATGAATCTCCATTTCCACTACATTGAGAATCTCTGGCAGACCTTTTGGAATTCAACACCGCCACCTAGTGACGGGAGCACGACCATCGCCAGCAG CGACGACGACCTGGAGCGCGTGATTCCCAGAGACAAGCTGATATCTCTGTGTAAATATGAACCAGTCAGACTGTGGATGAGAAGCTGTGATCACATCCTCTACCAGGCACTGGTGGAGATCCTCATCCCTGATGTGCTGCGTCCTGTTCCCA GCACTCTCACTCAGGCCATCCGAAACTTCGCCAAGAGTCTGGAGGGCTGGCTCACTAACGCCATGAGCAACTTCCCTCAGGAGATTGTTCGCACTAAG GTGGCGGTGGTCAGTGCGTTTGCTCAGACCTTGAGGCGATACACCAGCCTGAACCACCTGGCCCAAGCAGCTCGCGCCGTCCTCCAGAACACCTCTCAGATCAACCAGATGCTCTCTGACCTCAACCGGGTGGATTTCGCCAACGTCCAG GAGCAGGCTTCCTGGGTGTGTCAGTGTGACGAGAGCGTGGTCCAGCGTCTGGAGCAGGACTTTAAGGTcaccctgcagcagcagagctctCTGGACCAGTGGGCCACCTGGCTGGATAACGTGGTCTCTCAGGTCCTCAAACCTCACCAGGGCAGCCCCAGTTTCTCCAAAGCCGCTCGCCAGTTCCTGCTGAAGTGGTCGTTTTACAG CTCGATGGTGATCAGAGATCTGACCCTGCGCAGCGCTGCTAGTTTCGGCTCCTTCCACCTGATCCGCCTGCTTTATGATGAGTACATGTTCTACCTGGTGGAGCACCGCGTGGCTCAGGCCACTGGAGAAACTCCCATCGCTGTCATGGGAGAG TTTAGTGACCTGAGCTCCATGATGCCGTCGCTTATCGAAAAAG ACGCGTCCTTCTCAGATGAGATGAATTTGGGCAGCGAAGCATCCAGAGGTCCAGCTGAGCCAGCTGTGAAGAGGGAGAGGATCGAGCTGAGCCACCCTCTGCAGGAGATGTGA